taaaagaagattgaaaaatttaaattagttagtttattacatatgttgatttcgtgttgatttcatattgatattaaaactggCGAAAAACATCAACAGTAAAAAAAAGTcgaaatccaaaaaaaattcaaaaaatcaaaaaaattaaaaaaaattaaaattaaaatatgtgataaatattaaatgcaGGAATATAATggcgaaaaaaaaaatcaaaaatgatgaaaaaaaatgttGTAAAATGGGAGTTAATctaaaaagtcaattttttgtcaaaaagtagtataaaagaaaaaaaagttggtatgaaatgtaaagatTTAGAAGGGATGGTAAAAAAGTAAAGGCCTAGtcacttaaaaaaaccccaccttatacttttttttcgtttataccccgacctaggaaaattttcaagtATACCCTATTTTGagtttttcattttcaactctaccctcaaattttaaattttgacaatttaataaatctaatgataaaattattaaaaataactaaatataagggtGTTAtgttatcttttttaatttttaaaaatacaaacaaatcatttaactttaaaaagttTCATTTACAtccttataattaataaaaaatttctattttttttttttaaaaaattattctccGGCCACAATGGCCGGAGAAGAGCTGGCCGGAGAAGAACATCTTCTCCGGCCCTAGCGAGCTGTTCTTCTCCGTGGCTGGACGGCAAAGGGATTCAATGGAAGAACAAATCCCATGAGGGTTTGTTCTTCcattgaagaacagacccaagAACAGACCCATGAGGGTCTGTTCTTCAATGGAAGAACGACCCTCATGGGTCAGTTCTTCCATTGAAGAACAGACCCTCATGGGTCGGTTCTTCAAGGAAGAACCGACCCGATGCCCGACGGGTCGGTTTTTCCTTGAAAAACGATCGATTTTCGCCCTTCGGCAAATAAATTTTTAGCggaatatttatagtttaatttttaaggaagaaggtgtttttggactattaataatattaacatttatatataatataggttaaaaatgaaggtttaatttgaactttttttcaaataaaaagaggccaatttaactcattagggtagagttgaaaacgaaaaatccgaaatagggtataattgaaatttttcctacgtcagggtataaacgaaaaaaaaaatcaaggtgtgggtttttaaagtaattaggccaaaagTAAATGTTGGAgaaaaaacagtattttatataaaaagcccaaaaaaatagagaaaagggATTGAGGAAATTAGACTCAGCActtgattatcaaaaataattccaaaaatacttgagcatcttttttttttctgtcaacACTTGAtcccacctttttatttcatctagcacttgattccacctttttatttcatccagcacttgatttcacctttttatttcatccaacacttaacccaacctttttattttgtccaacatttaacttcatttttttattcatccaacatttaactccatttttttaagacttagaatttagattttagaattttaagggtttagggtttatgattttagggttagggtttagcatgatttagggtttagggtttaagatttaggatatagggtttagcatgatttagggtttagggtttagcataatttagggtttagggtttacgatttagaatttagggtttagggtttagcatgttTTAGGGTTTAAAGTTTggaatttagggtttagggtttagcatgatttagggtttagggtttagtatgatttagggtttagaaatataagattttaagtgttaggtttaatgtttttattaaatcaagtgctaggtgcaatttattttcttttgtaagtattgtccgcaaataaaaacgaacataagtatttttgagattattttaacaaaatcaagtatttttcaacttttcccAAAGGGATTCTACTAAAGCCCAACAAGGAAACAGCTCTAAAACTCTTAATCCAACAATTGCTAGGgactttgacaaaaaaataaaaaaaaataaaaattgctaGGGTTCATATAAATTGTGTGACTATCAATTGCCAAAGGCTGCGCGCCTCTTTTGCAAATCTGCATCAATCTTTTCTTCATCGCAGTGGTACTCTCAAAAGCACGAGAATGGAAGAAGAATTTGAAATAGCAGGGCCAATATTTAGAGATATAAGACGCTATTATTGTGAATACTGTGGAATTTGCCGATCGAAAAAGTCTCTTATCACTTCTCATATCCAATCACACCATAAGGTACTCTTCTTTTCTTCAACTTGTTCATTATACTGAGGTATTTTTAGCTCATTTTTCTGTACACCCTGCGGTTTCTAATTATGTAGATTGGACAAAATTATCAATAGGGTTTAGGTCAGCTTCATTTAGTTGGGTGGTCAGTGGTGATTTTAACCGAGTTAAATCAATTTGTTGAGTATTAGGAGAAATAAGGAGTTTTAGAGACTATATTTTCAAGTCTAATTTAGTGGGTTATGGAACCTTATAGTTGGATTAATAAAAGAGAAGGGTTTGATAACATTCAAATGCGACTGGACATTCGAGAGTTGGTCACGATCTTCAGCTAATAGTTGTGTTCAAGTTCTGCTTTTTGTAAGATCTGATCTTTTGTGCTCCCAATTTACTGATGTCAAAAGAATAGGCCAAATGCGACTGGACATTCGAGAGTTGGTCACGATCTTCAGCTAATAGTTGTGTTCAAGTTCTGCTTTTTGTAAGATCTGATCTTTTGTGCTCCCAATTTACTGATGTCAAAAGAATAGGCTTGTAAAAGTTACTGGATTCTAAGCTTTGGATGTTATTTTAATGTTCTCTTTTAACACGTTGATATTGTTTCTACTATGAGTTGAATGCGGCTTTGACTTTTGAGATGGCTATATGATAAACTAAAGTTTATCAAGGTGTTATCGACCAGACTAAAATGATAAtctaaaatcaatgaataattttattcttattattttgttctttttccTATTGTTTAGGAAGAGCTGAACAAGGAAACAAGTGATGAGGGTAAAGAGGCCAAGTCAGAAACCTCTAATGTTTGTGAAGAATGTGGCGCTAGTTTCAAAAAGCCCGCATATTTGAAACAACATATGCAAAGTCATTCACttgaggtatttttttttttgtgtttgctGTTGAAAATCTTGCACGTATCTTGATGTTTATGGATTCTTTTTGTAGTAAAGTCCATTCTTACCTTTGTATGCATGTTTCATATATTCCGATTGaatatttgcttttaaagttTATAGAAATTTATGTCTACAAGCTGCTGTTTGACTCGGTCattgaattcaattttttattttttggcatttGCTACATAGATTTGAGGTGTGAGATTTTTTCCTTAATACTTTTCTGAGAATCCCATACTTTGTTTTTCATACATTAATTTTATTGTGGATTACTTTATTTTCAAGCTATTGAAAATTGATAGATTTGCAGGAATACTATTCAGTAACGAGAAAACATCTGGTGTGATAGTGTGAAGCATTGGATCCCACACAAAGAACTCCAAAATGCGAGAGGCCGGAAATTTGGGCTTGAATGGACTAGTATCAGGTTGGGAGACCTCCTGAGAAGCTCCATCAAGCAGGCCTCAGTCACGCGAGGTTTGAGGGCATCTTCTAGcatttaataaattatgatttttgtgCCTGTGATTGTTGTATCTAAAGTTGATGCATGATTTGTGATTTTGTAGAGGCCATTTGTGTGTTCAGTCGATGACTGCCATGCCAGCTACAGAAGGAGAGATCATTTAACGCGCCACCTTCTTACTCATACTGGAAAACTCTTCAAGTGTCCCAGAGAGAATTGCAAGCGTGAGTTTGTTTTTCAAAGCAATGTGAAAAGGCATGTTGAAGAATTTCATAAAGAGAGTTCTTCAACTGATGTTGGCAAGGAGCAATATGTTTGCCAAGAAAATGGGTGTGGAAAGGTGTTTAGATATTTGTCAAAGCTGCAAAGACATGAGGATTCTCATGGTAAGTTGCTTTGCTTCTAATACTGTTTTTTTTTCCACTCATCCTCAAAAAGGTTCACTTCCATTTCTTTTTGTACAAGGagtattattaaaaacagacacAAATAATCTTTGCATCAGATTTTGTTTGAATATGTATTTTCTTCATTTGAAGTTTTCTTACGACACATAATAAGTATGATTGATCTGGAATGTTAGCAATTTATTGATTTTGCATTGTTGTCTCTATATGTAGTTAAATTAGATGCAGCCGAAGCTATCTGTCTAGAACCAGGCTGTATGAAACATTTTTCCAATAGTCAATGCCTTAGAACCCATATCCAGTCGTGCCACAGATATATGACTTGCGAGATTTGCGGGACAAAGCAATTGAAAAAGAACATCAAGAGGCATCTATGTACGCATGAAGCAGGAAGCAAATCAACAGAGCCAATTAAATGTCATTTTGAGAATTGTTGTCACACATTTTCTAACGTGAGATACTTTTGTTTGTATCATATGAGTGTTTTCTTGTTAATTCTTACAAATGTATCTAGTACCTACCTTTATCTCACAATCTCTTTATATGTGCAGAAAACAAATCTTAATCAACATATTAAAGCTGTGCACCTTGATGTTCGGCCATTTGTCTGCGGGTTTCCAGGCTGTGATGTGAGATTTTCATTCAAACATGTTAGAGATAACCACGAAAAATCATCCTGCCATGTTTATACTCCTGTGAGTATTTATCCCAGACCTGCGGTTGTCTTGTTTATCATAAAAGCTTCTATGTAAATGAATGAATGCCGGATCTTAACTAATCGCCTGGTTTTAGGGTGATTTTGAAGAGTCGGATGAGCGATTCAGGTCAAGGCCTCGAGGTGGAAGGAAGAGGAAATGTCCAACAGTAGAAATGCTGATACGCAAGAGGGTTAAAGCACCAGCAGATCTAGACGAATGTCGGGCTTGGTTTGAGCAAATGGAGAGTGAGGGTCAGTCACGAGTCTAACCTTCATGGACAGACGTGCAAATCACTTGTTACTGCAGTTTTGCTTTATGGAAATTAAATGTAATTGTGTATGAGATGTATAGTTCCTCGATAGTATATTGTAGGTGTTGCTCAATTAGAAAGCTAAGGATCTCTAAATAGATTAATGTTATCTGCGAGATGTGATAGTTTTGTATTGGTACTGATATTTTGAACGTTGTGATTTACGGCTCTGATTATAgtaattttaagaatttaaccaATTGCAGACATAAACTAGTGATGAATTTAAATATGACAAAATCAAGAATTTATATTATAtgcaaatttataaatcaaGTACATAGGGCAAAAGAAAACATAATTGCAAAAGATATCTCCACATTGAATTGTTTATGCACAAAGGACTTGTAAAGGAAAGAGGGTAGGGGAAATTAATCAAACAGATGGCGTGCATAATAATATCATCCGCCTCTTGCTGTTGTGCTGCATCAACTGGGTCTCTGGTCACTGCTAACTCAGTCTCAACTCGGTCCTGCAAACCCAATTCAGTCTCATGGGTATCCTCATTTCCTACTCTCAACATCTCCGTTAGGAACAAAAACTACACTTCTCTTTCTCCCACTCAGAACAAGGTATTCTTCCTTCtcttaaaatcataaaatgcatcttcattttttttttaaaaaaaaaaacaaaaaaaaggtgtttaaattatttgattaagttagGGCTACTAAATCTTTCAtgagtgataaataacactgaATCTGAGTTGGTATCATCTGTAGTTATGCAACAGAATGGGTGGTGaagaattttccttttttgtttAGTGTAgataaaatggaaaaatttcTTGAGACTTGACAGAGTCCTATCCTATGCCtgaattcttgtattttgaGAAAACAGTAAAAACAGTTTAAAGGATTGGGTGAAATGTCCAATCTATGATACATGAAGGTGATGTGGGTAGTTCAAGTTCTATGAGTATGGTAATTTCTGTTGATTCCTTATTTCTTTTACTTGCTGCAAAAATAGGTGGGAGACCTTCATTAAACTAAAATTCTTATCAGTAGCGGCAAGGAGACCATCTTACTACCAGAAACTAGAAACATTCTCATTCTAATGGTTGTTTTATATTGTAATTCAGGACATGTTGTTTATTTCTTAGTATTTTCCAGTTTGAAAATTATATGCACATATTCCTTCAAGGGCAATACATTTAAAATGTCCGTCATCTTTGATCTTTTGAAGCATCTGATGTTCGGAATTGGCTGGATGTTGTTGCAATGGTAAACTATGGGGTAGTTCTTAGATTTTAGCTAACTTCAAAATGTTTCTTTTCTTCTATATATTCAAAATGAGCTAGAAATTAAGATACGGACAATGGTTACACAGTAGCACTATGCTGTATTGCGAACTTGTTGATTGgattaatgataaaataaaaccCCTTGGTCGTGAATAATGATTCGATTTAAGGAAAGAAAATTCTTAGTCCAGTTCTCCACCTTTACGATAGAAAAAAGGATTGATCAAATTCTATTGAGTCCAACTCATAGTGATCATTTGTCAAAGAATTCATGCTTATCTAGTGATTGAAGAGCCGGGAGCAATTTATTTATGATAAGTATCTAATGAATTATTAACTTCTTTATTCAGTTGAATGAAGTGCACGAAGTGCTTTGTGGAAGAAATTTAAGAAATGGCTCACAGTACACTAAGTGCACCGTGACTGTTGCACGGTTACGAGGATGGTGGGCGCGTCTGTACGCAGTCTACCCCTTGCATTTTTGTAAAGAGGCTCTTTTCACATCCCAAACCTATAAGCTACAGATTGGGAACTTTCATAAATGAAATAATCGTCTCTAATCAGAAAATCATAATAATACTGTAATAAATAATTTGATTGTCCATAAGTGTGGTTTTCTCTTGATAATCATTATTGTTGATCGTTCTTTATTGAGAATTTTGGCTTCCACCGAATCATGTGAGTATTGGTGGAGAATGACATTCTAAATGTGAATCTAATAACTGTTTACAAGAGAATGAGATTTAATGTTAGTTTCACATGTGTAGAATTCTTTCATTCAAGCTGCTTGGACCAGGAGATCTCGAGGCGAACTTGCAAAGAGACCAAACCGGAAATCATGGAAACAGAGGACGGACATGTACATGAGGCCATTCTTACTGAACGTTTTCTTTTCCAAGAAATTCATCCATGCCAAAGTTATGCACAGAGGAACGAGCAAAGTGATATCAGTTGCTACTACAAATGCCAAGGATCTTAGAAACACTTTACCATCACTTATAGATCACAATGCTTGTAGAATCATCGGGAAGCTTATCGCTGAGAGATCGAAAGAAGCTGATGTATATGCAATTGCTTATGAACCTCGAAAGAATGAGCGAATTGACGGTAAGCTTGGTATTGTTATCGACACTATTAAGGAGAACGGGATACTATTTGTTAAAGCTTAATCCTTACTTCCTGTTGTAGCATCACTTGTTGTAAATGACATGTCAAGAACTAGTTATTATCATTCCCTTTCCACCGGTAGTTTATATTTTCAcagttttattagtttttttaataaatgctCTGCTTTAGAGTTTTGTTTGCTTTTTGGTATGTTTTTGTTGTTTATGTTGATGGTTGGTTTCCAAGTGTGTTTTCTTGTTTGGTCTTGATGATTTGGGCTTCATTGATAATGATTTTTTGTGATTTCAGCTGTTGATCTGTTTTATCTGTTCAAATCTTTCTCGTGATGTTTTGGACTTGCATATTGCATAGTTTTGTTGTTTCAAGATTTTTGGGATGGTTCAGACTTGCATGTTGCGGATTTTAGATGAATTAAGAGTTTATGTAGCTTCAAtacaattatataattttatctttgtAGGTCCGCAAGGCGATCTGTAATTAAAGTGCTGGTGTTATAGCATGTGCCTTTTGTTCTATATTAGTTAgctcattataattttttggaAGCTTATGATTGTAACTgctaatttcaaataaaaaaagagtgtaatatatttttctttgcTTTTACCATGTGTCTTTAGAATGTGATACACATTGACCTTCTAAATTAGACTCTAAAATTTGAAACTCAACATTCAGTTCAATCCAGTTATATTCTAAGAATGAGTATGGTAAAATAGTAGAGAATTAAGGTCAATTCTACTCAACTTActtatctatataaaatttagtttaaaagtAAGGATATCATTataaatatacttaaaaagaataaatttttttgattaaactTGTAAAATTATCAAGtcagattttttaaatttaaatttaatctaaCTTGTAAATTCaagtaatttgaatttaatttgactcaattaacaataaattaatttcatatatgTTCGAATCAATCTTTTTGAGTACGCGGTACATGAAGTACTGTAAACAAATTTCAACTATAAAGCATCACTTTTAAATCTTTCACATTTAGACTTATTTTCACTCGAGTCAAATAGGTATTTATGCAAGAGGACACAACTCTAGCTCCAAATATTAGATACCTATATATATGAATATTGTTTGAACCCGCAGCTTcgtttaaattagaaaaataccttacCGACTCTTCTGCGCCCGGCATATTTTTGGAATCGGTTTTGATTACTAGTCTGACTCCACTCCATTATACCGTAGGTACTGCAACTTGTGTGTTGTCTTgagaataagaaaaagaaaaggagatgATTCTTAGTTGAAACTATGAAAAAGCCAAGAACAAAGGAGTGGTTGTTACTGACAACAATCCACTTTCAAAGATTTGTCAAAGCTTCAATAAGTTGTGTTTATTCACACAATTTTAAGTTTTGTttcaaataattatacaacCGACACTCGCATTTATCACTACAATTATAGATTTTgcataatttattaattgctCTTCTAAATGATATGCAATTTCTAAATTGAAGATCAAGAGATATAATCCAGTgaaaattttgagtttctgttaattaaatcttaattaaaatttaattgtatgAATCTTTTACTCAACACACTGTACGTTGATGcaatatctttttattttcatgGAAATCATGATTTTCACTCATTAACACAAAATACAAAAGGATGCATGGTGTAAGAAAAATGGCAAGTTCGTGTTCGAATGTTCACAGAGAAGAGAATTGTTGCGCGGATTGAATGGTTAACTATAGTTTTTATCATAATCTAGGTCTACTAGTTTATGATAGATTGATGCTAAGTATTTCTAATACTCTGATGGAGGATATCGCGGGGTTTTATTGCCCCGCAGGTATAGATTCGTTAGTTATTTATGACTTCTAAAATTGCAAACTGAACAGTATTATttgtgtttgatattttttatctatattttaatttttttagatggTAGTGTTGCatataataaaatgatagttggaatgaaattaataaaaattattgaattagttaattaaaaataattttttataagttcATCTACTAAaaacttttattataactttttaaaaataatacattattttagataaacatatatttcatccatttttattttttaaaattatgataagttacacttaaataattttagataattgttacaatagtaaattaaaatttagactatattgttattaatatatgagttaattttcatttatgataaaatgttaataaGAATTATAGTTTTAGGAATATTATTtgggaaaataaaaaaaataaaattattctaaataattaaaatataacttcCAATAAAATAAAGGAACTAAAGTTTTAACTTTGTAGATATATTAAAGGCCTAATAACTCAAAAAAaaccctcacttttaattttttattcaattccaccccgacgttgaaaatttgtcaattttacccacttttgaattttccgttttcaattgtaccccaattttttaatttttgttaattttttaacttaaatgatgaaatcattcaattaactaagtttaaacatgaaattaaattcttttttattcaaaaaagtacaaataagtcctttatttttaaaaactaactaaaactcataatcatattaacactaacttaaatttttaattaatttaaataaatttaaataaattttaaaaacgtacaattaatatatgctagacatggagaatgttttaaacaaatttccaaataaaaagacgttaatttaatttttcagggtacaattgaaacacaaaaatgcaaaatagggtaaaattgacaaattttcaacgtcagggtatgattgaaaaggggctaaaaggtcgggttttttttaagacattagacctatattaaatatattaaaagagaCCAATTAACTAGTGCCATGTCAATGGTTGTAGGAGTTTCTTACAACCACGGTTGTAgaaaaattttattcaaaaagaaaaaaagcctTCCTTTCcacaaaaataacaatttaaacacCACTTGTTATATGTAACAAATAATAAGTATATTTCTCGAAATTTTGTAATAATAGTCTTGAAATCATTTTTCGGCACCTGAATACATGGCACACCATATGAAAGTAGAAGCGAGACTTGAGTTTAATGAGATCAAAATGATGTCGTTTACAATGAAGTGCTGGAAAATAATCAcggaataaaattattaaacttaaaagATAAATCATTATTTGTCATATTCTAAAGATACTTAAATCacttcaaatgatatttttttcgctataaatatatcttaatttaaaaatggcaaaaggtacaaaaaaacccctCAGGTTTCACCAAAAGATCAAGACAGCCCCTAAACTCTTTTTGGGGTCAAGACAGCCCCTTAAGTTTATTTTAGGGACAAAAAACCCCCTCCGTCCCTATCCTTCCGTTTATTCGCTGACGTGTCCGTTAAACTAACTGCCTCTGTCATCTCACGTTAATGaattgctgacatggcacaGTGATGAATGCTCTGTCAGCAAATTTATTACCGTTTGGTAATAAATTCAAGAAATCAAAATCCCTAACCTCTAATATTTCTCAACCACCATTGTTAAAGTTTCAAGTTTTTACCCTAAAGTGACAATAAACAATCAATAGAAGGTCAGTTGGAGGAATATTCTTGCTGTGACATTATTCCTGGTGTGACCCTACATGAGCGTGTAAAAGGTAAGGTTTTTTGTTCGTTTTCTTTGTTTAATGCTTAAAGATCTGGGTTTGTGGGGTAGTGGTAATAAATTAATCAGAAAATGCCAAGAGATGTACGGCTGTTCATTAAAAAATTGTAGAAAATTCATGTTGGGCTTTTTAGGGTTTATGTGAACTGTAATTGATTTGGGGCTTTTATGGAATGAGAACTGTAATTGATTTGGGgctttttagggttttgtgtAACATTGATTCAGGGCTTTTAGGGCTTGTGTAAAGTTGATTTGGGGATACTTAGACTGATTGTGTGTTTTAGGACTGTTAGGGTTTATACATGACTGATTTGGGGCTTTTATGTTTAATTGATTTAGGGCTCTATTGCATTCTTGATCTTTTGGGCTGATTTGAAAATGTATATGCTTTGTTGTTTCAGAATGGTGAAAATTATAGATGTTTGCTTCCATTTTGGTGGGAGATGGAGTAACAATCCAGACTTTTGCTATGTGGATGATGAGACTGAGTTCATACCCAATTTTGATGCAGACTTCCTAGCTCTCACTCATATTAGAGCTAAGTACACTGAGGACCTTGGTTTCCCTAATGTTCAAAAAATTTTCTTTTGCCTTAATGAGAAGCCCCTATCAACCCATATGTTTCTGGCCCAGTCAGATGATGACATCC
This region of Mercurialis annua linkage group LG1-X, ddMerAnnu1.2, whole genome shotgun sequence genomic DNA includes:
- the LOC126665814 gene encoding transcription factor IIIA, with translation MEEEFEIAGPIFRDIRRYYCEYCGICRSKKSLITSHIQSHHKEELNKETSDEGKEAKSETSNVCEECGASFKKPAYLKQHMQSHSLERPFVCSVDDCHASYRRRDHLTRHLLTHTGKLFKCPRENCKREFVFQSNVKRHVEEFHKESSSTDVGKEQYVCQENGCGKVFRYLSKLQRHEDSHVKLDAAEAICLEPGCMKHFSNSQCLRTHIQSCHRYMTCEICGTKQLKKNIKRHLCTHEAGSKSTEPIKCHFENCCHTFSNKTNLNQHIKAVHLDVRPFVCGFPGCDVRFSFKHVRDNHEKSSCHVYTPGDFEESDERFRSRPRGGRKRKCPTVEMLIRKRVKAPADLDECRAWFEQMESEGQSRV
- the LOC126665815 gene encoding uncharacterized protein LOC126665815, with amino-acid sequence MACIIISSASCCCAASTGSLVTANSVSTRSCKPNSVSWVSSFPTLNISVRNKNYTSLSPTQNKNSFIQAAWTRRSRGELAKRPNRKSWKQRTDMYMRPFLLNVFFSKKFIHAKVMHRGTSKVISVATTNAKDLRNTLPSLIDHNACRIIGKLIAERSKEADVYAIAYEPRKNERIDGKLGIVIDTIKENGILFVKA